From the genome of Papaver somniferum cultivar HN1 chromosome 2, ASM357369v1, whole genome shotgun sequence, one region includes:
- the LOC113352157 gene encoding uncharacterized protein LOC113352157 has protein sequence MEKFFGRPDVFSSSKQAITLNFAGDFVTAVHASFDLVARRRLWRQLGLGFISIPWLVLGDFNCVLRLDEKNGGRTIKEIYMNEFGSWISDNGLVEADVIGEKYTWSNCRSGFQLIVSKHDRAIVNEAWPSRVPFIIQKMWFSHPTFIELVEENWNIPLQVVKVADAKKDVDQVRMKLAVMIKLNLRVTWLEDGDQNTRFFHNSIRMRRIQNTISELKISTNTTLFLQDEIIDYIVNHYQAKFNGGEVDIDPRLFELDSISPAESAFMDVIPSLEEVKEVVFDLGADSAPGPDIFTVKSAKAAIKAPAEVLPIATLFTRKVVHSTLSVQYWKIWAKQCLATEDNIIKKTGESMPTMCRLCRKNGETMSHILWHCRIAKRIWAWAAENFKLQPNEDLVASY, from the exons ATGGAGAAATTCTTTGGTAGGCCGGATGTGTTTTCCTCTTCTAAGCAAGCAATCACTTTGAATTTTGCTGGTGATTTTGTCACGGCAGTTCATGCTTCTTTTGATCTGGTGGCAAGGAGAAGACTTTGGCGGCAATTGGGGCTAGGTTTTATATCTATTCCTTGGTTGGTGTTGGGGGATTTTAATTGCGTTTTGCGCTTGGATGAGAAGAATGGTGGTAGGACGATTAAAGAaatttatatgaatgagtttGGAAGTTGGATCTCCGATAATGGTTTGGTTGAAGCTGATGTTATTGGGGAAAAGTATACCTGGTCCAATTGCCGGAGTGGGTTTCAACTAATTGTTTCTAAACATGATAGAGCGATTGTTAATGAAGCTTG GCCAAGTCGAGTgcctttcataattcaaaagatgtggttttcaCACCCTACTTTTATTGAATTGGTAGAAGAAAATTGGAACATCCCTCTCCAGG TTGTGAAGGTTGCGGATGCTAAAAAGGATGTTGATCAGGTGCGTATGAAGTTGGCAGTTATGATTAAGTTGAATTTGAGAGTTacttggttggaggatggtgatcaAAACACTCGATTTTTCCATAATAGCATTCGCATGAGGAGGATCCAAAATACCATCTCTGAattgaagatttctactaacactactttgtttttgcaAGATGAGATTATTGATTACATAGTTAATCATTATCAAGCAAAATTTAACGGTGGTGAAGTTGATATTGATCCAAGGCTGTTCGAACTTGATAGCATTTCACCGGCTGAAAGCGCTTTTATGGATGTTATACCGTCTTTGGAGGAAGTGAAGGAAGTTGTGTTTGACTTAGGTGCGGATTCGGCACCTGGCCCTGATATCTTTACAG TTAAGTCTGCAAAGGCTGCTATTAAGGCGCCAGCTGAAGTTCTGCCTATTGCAACTTTGTTCACTAGGAAGGTTGTGCATTCTACTTTGAGTGTGCAATATTGGAAGATATGGGCAAAGCAATGTTTAGCAACTGAAGATAACATTATTAAGAAGACTGGTGAGAGCATGCCTACTATGTGTCGTCTGTGCAGGAAGAATGGTGAGACGATGAGTCATATCCTTTGGCATTGCAGAATTGCTAAGCGGATTTGGGCTTGGGCGGCGGAAAATTTTAAACTTCAACCAAACGAAGATCTTGTGGCCTCTTATTAG